In the Flavobacteriales bacterium genome, CCAGCTAACTTTGCAAGTTGTACGTCATCATTAATAATCAATTTAGCATTGTGAATTGTGCAAATCGAGCGTAATTCAAAAGCCATTTCTCTTCGCTCCTCTTCTGAAGCGTTTTTCGCTCGCAACTGTATCCAATCAACCCCTAAGGCAACCAATTCGGTAACCGTTTCGAAAAGCTCAATTGGCTCTTCTTGATTAGTGATATATTGAAAATCAGAAATTGATCTAGGCATGTACGTTCTCCATTTTATGCAGTCCTAATAATGTTTCACTGCTTTTCATGTAATCCAATGTATGCTTTTGAGCAAGTCTGCTCGCAGTCTCAATATCTTTTCCTAAAGATAAACTTGCAACTAATGAACTTGAAAAGATGCATCCCGTACCATGCTTCTCTCTATTGGCAACTCGCTCCGTTTCAAATTCAACGATTCGACCTTCTATGTATAATTTATTCAAAACTTTATCATCCTCCAATTCACCCTTTACCAAAATAGAACACGAATCTATGTGCTCAAGAAAATAAATTTTCTCGTCTTGATTTGGCGTAACAAGAAACATTTGATCTAATATTTTTTTCAATTTAATCGTTTCAAACGTGCTATGAAATTGGTACCCTGCGGTCGCTTTTAATATGGGATCCCAAACAATTTTCACCTCTGGATTCTTATTCATTAACACAGGAATTACTGCATTCAATACATCCAAATTTTCTATCAATCCAATCTTTACAACATCAACTGAAGTGGATTTAAGAACAGATTCTAATTGCTTTAGTATATCCTCAATTTTAATCCAATGTAAACCATCAAACTCACTCTCATTTTGAAAAGTTATTGATGTAGAGACAGCATACCCATTAATTTGGTGCGCTTCAAAGGTTTTTGCATCTTGCAAAACACCGGCCCCTCCGCTCGGATCAAATCCTGCGATAGAAAGAACTTTAACGCTCATTTATTGTTTCAAATAAATTTCACCTCCTTCATCCGTGAACTCCTTGGCTTTATCCTCCATCCCTTTCACTACTGCTTCTTCTGCAGAAACTTCATTTTTCGCGGCGAATTCTCGCACCTCTTGCGATATTTTCATAGAGCAAAAATGTGGTCCACACATCGAACAGAAATGAGCAACTTTAGCTCCTTCAGCGGGAAGAGTTTCATCGTGGTACTCCATGGCCGTGTCCGGATCAAGAGACAAGTTAAACTGATCTTGCCATCTA is a window encoding:
- a CDS encoding phosphomethylpyrimidine synthase ThiC, with product RWQDQFNLSLDPDTAMEYHDETLPAEGAKVAHFCSMCGPHFCSMKISQEVREFAAKNEVSAEEAVVKGMEDKAKEFTDEGGEIYLKQ
- a CDS encoding bifunctional hydroxymethylpyrimidine kinase/phosphomethylpyrimidine kinase; this translates as MSVKVLSIAGFDPSGGAGVLQDAKTFEAHQINGYAVSTSITFQNESEFDGLHWIKIEDILKQLESVLKSTSVDVVKIGLIENLDVLNAVIPVLMNKNPEVKIVWDPILKATAGYQFHSTFETIKLKKILDQMFLVTPNQDEKIYFLEHIDSCSILVKGELEDDKVLNKLYIEGRIVEFETERVANREKHGTGCIFSSSLVASLSLGKDIETASRLAQKHTLDYMKSSETLLGLHKMENVHA